One Pedomonas mirosovicensis genomic region harbors:
- a CDS encoding DEAD/DEAH box helicase, whose amino-acid sequence MPFPPVHPAMQAALTQKGYAEPTPVQEAVITAGAEAQDLLVSAQTGSGKTVAYGLAMASTLLGENDTLPPSRTPLALVIAPTRELALQVHREFQWLYGPAGARLASCVGGMDIRREQRALYQGAHIVVGTPGRLVDHLNRGSLDASALKVVVLDEADEMLDLGFRDDLEVILDAMPEERRTLLFSATLPKGIAQLAKRYQKDALRISTVSTGEQHADIEYRAIRVAPNDLEHAIVNLLRYVDARGAMVFCATREAVRRLHGNLLEKGFHAVALSGELSQSERNHALQALRDGRARVCIATDVAARGIDLPDLGLVIHAELPTDAATLLHRSGRTGRAGRKGICAVLVPHSRRRRAERLLAEAKLKPQWMNPPTADEIRAKDLERMLADPGLAEAPGDEEQAAVAALLAKYSAEQIAGAFVRLSRAQLPEPEELFETGAPEPEERERGPRQGFEESAWFRINVGRNGNADPRWLLPFLCRHGHVTRRDIGAIRIFDRETRFEVAGPAASRFFAAVRKAANEDPDVIIEPAEDAGATPPRSRPRLSPRYGEDGGKPRSPKGFKPRGPRSQDERGRGERFQGERPQGREGQGRPPRPGAKPGRGRG is encoded by the coding sequence ATGCCGTTTCCTCCTGTCCATCCTGCCATGCAGGCGGCCCTTACGCAAAAGGGCTATGCCGAGCCCACTCCCGTACAGGAAGCTGTCATCACCGCTGGGGCTGAGGCGCAGGATCTGCTGGTCTCCGCCCAGACCGGCTCGGGCAAGACCGTCGCCTACGGCCTTGCCATGGCCTCGACGCTGCTCGGCGAGAACGACACCCTGCCGCCCAGCCGCACGCCGCTGGCGCTGGTGATTGCGCCCACCCGCGAACTGGCGCTCCAGGTCCACCGCGAGTTTCAGTGGCTTTATGGCCCGGCAGGCGCGCGGCTGGCGTCCTGCGTCGGCGGCATGGACATTCGCCGCGAGCAGCGGGCGCTCTATCAGGGCGCGCACATCGTCGTCGGCACACCCGGTCGTCTGGTCGACCACCTGAACCGGGGCAGCCTCGATGCTTCCGCCCTCAAGGTGGTGGTGCTCGATGAGGCGGACGAGATGCTCGACCTCGGCTTCCGCGACGATCTGGAAGTCATCCTCGACGCCATGCCGGAAGAGCGTCGCACGCTCCTGTTCTCGGCGACGCTGCCCAAGGGCATCGCCCAGCTGGCCAAGCGCTACCAGAAGGATGCCCTTCGCATCTCGACCGTTTCTACCGGCGAGCAGCATGCCGATATCGAATACCGCGCCATTCGCGTGGCGCCCAACGATCTGGAGCATGCCATCGTCAACCTGCTGCGCTACGTCGATGCGCGCGGGGCGATGGTGTTCTGCGCCACCCGCGAGGCGGTGCGTCGCCTGCACGGCAACCTCCTGGAGAAGGGCTTCCACGCCGTCGCCCTCTCGGGCGAACTGAGCCAGTCCGAGCGCAACCATGCGCTGCAGGCCCTGCGCGATGGCCGGGCGCGGGTGTGCATCGCAACCGACGTTGCCGCCCGTGGCATCGACCTGCCGGACCTTGGCCTTGTGATCCATGCCGAGCTGCCGACGGACGCCGCCACGCTCCTGCACCGCTCGGGGCGCACCGGCCGCGCGGGCCGCAAGGGCATCTGCGCCGTGCTGGTGCCGCACTCTCGCCGCCGCCGCGCCGAGCGGCTGCTGGCCGAGGCGAAGCTCAAGCCGCAATGGATGAACCCGCCGACGGCCGATGAGATCCGGGCCAAGGATCTGGAGAGGATGCTGGCGGATCCGGGCCTCGCCGAAGCTCCCGGCGACGAGGAGCAGGCGGCGGTGGCGGCGCTGCTGGCAAAATACAGCGCCGAGCAGATTGCCGGGGCTTTCGTGCGCCTGTCCCGCGCCCAGCTGCCGGAGCCGGAAGAGCTGTTCGAGACGGGCGCGCCGGAGCCGGAGGAGCGGGAGCGCGGTCCCCGCCAGGGCTTCGAGGAGTCCGCGTGGTTCCGCATCAACGTGGGCCGCAACGGCAATGCGGACCCGCGCTGGCTGCTGCCATTCCTGTGCCGTCATGGCCACGTGACCCGACGCGACATCGGCGCGATCCGCATCTTCGACCGGGAAACCCGCTTCGAGGTGGCAGGCCCGGCCGCCAGCCGCTTCTTCGCCGCGGTCCGCAAGGCCGCCAATGAAGATCCGGACGTGATCATCGAGCCTGCGGAGGATGCGGGCGCCACTCCGCCCCGGTCGCGCCCGCGCCTGTCGCCGCGTTACGGCGAGGACGGCGGCAAGCCGCGCAGCCCCAAGGGCTTCAAGCCCCGTGGCCCACGCTCCCAGGACGAGAGAGGCCGGGGCGAGCGGTTCCAGGGAGAGCGCCCGCAGGGGCGCGAAGGGCAGGGCCGCCCGCCGCGTCCCGGCGCCAAGCCTGGGCGGGGCCGCGGCTAG
- the cysQ gene encoding 3'(2'),5'-bisphosphate nucleotidase CysQ has translation MSPQNTPHAPAFRVAGLTELDRLALAFAELASEAGRAIMDIYGRDFAVRTKADASPVSEADEAAEPILISGVEKLLPGVPIVAEESVNRDGLPMVGETYVLIDPLDGTKEFINRNGEFTVNVALVRNGRPIVGCVYAPAAARMYTGGETARLAAVVPGARVADTDSRAIATRAYPEPGLTAVTSRSHTDERTQAFLGRLPLAGQRDAGSSLKFCLVAEGQADVYPRFGPTMEWDTAAGHAVLRAAGGRVLTPEGTEFLYGKMAEGFRNGAFIAWGGAPHLG, from the coding sequence ATGAGCCCGCAAAACACGCCCCACGCCCCTGCCTTTCGCGTCGCCGGCCTGACGGAACTGGACCGTCTGGCCCTGGCATTTGCCGAACTGGCAAGCGAGGCCGGGCGCGCGATCATGGATATTTACGGCCGCGATTTCGCGGTGCGGACCAAGGCGGATGCCTCTCCGGTGAGCGAGGCGGACGAGGCGGCCGAGCCAATCCTCATCTCCGGCGTCGAGAAACTGCTGCCCGGCGTGCCGATCGTTGCGGAAGAATCGGTAAACCGCGACGGCCTGCCCATGGTGGGCGAAACCTACGTGCTCATCGACCCGCTGGACGGCACCAAGGAGTTCATAAACCGCAACGGCGAGTTTACGGTGAACGTGGCTCTCGTTCGCAACGGCCGTCCCATTGTCGGCTGCGTCTATGCCCCAGCGGCGGCCAGGATGTATACGGGCGGCGAGACGGCGCGGCTGGCTGCCGTCGTCCCCGGCGCGCGCGTGGCGGATACCGACAGCCGGGCCATCGCAACCCGCGCCTACCCCGAGCCGGGCCTGACCGCCGTGACCAGCCGATCCCATACGGACGAGCGAACCCAGGCATTCCTGGGGCGGCTGCCGCTGGCCGGACAGCGCGATGCGGGCTCCTCCCTCAAGTTCTGCCTGGTCGCGGAAGGACAGGCGGACGTCTACCCCCGCTTCGGCCCGACGATGGAATGGGACACGGCCGCCGGCCACGCGGTGCTGCGCGCCGCGGGCGGGCGGGTGCTGACCCCGGAGGGGACCGAGTTCCTCTACGGAAAGATGGCGGAGGGCTTCCGCAACGGCGCCTTCATCGCCTGGGGCGGCGCGCCGCATCTTGGCTGA
- a CDS encoding cysteine hydrolase family protein: MQSSTLALPLNAALVLIDVQQGFFDPSWGERNNPQAEANIARLLAAWRQAKRPIFHVHHDSQSPTGCFRPGTPGNLPKTEAQPLPGEPVYHKRVNSGFIGTKLEEHLREGGIETLVIVGLTTNHCVSTTARMAGNLGFETYVVSDATATHARKNLDGRLRSAQDVHDAALSDLSEEFATIVTTEAVLTAAGKAAA; this comes from the coding sequence ATGCAATCCTCGACCCTGGCCCTGCCGCTGAACGCCGCCCTCGTGCTCATCGACGTGCAGCAGGGCTTTTTCGATCCCAGCTGGGGCGAGCGCAACAACCCGCAGGCCGAGGCCAACATCGCCCGCCTGCTCGCCGCATGGCGGCAGGCGAAGCGCCCCATCTTCCATGTGCACCACGACAGCCAGTCGCCGACGGGGTGCTTTCGCCCCGGCACGCCGGGCAATCTGCCCAAGACGGAGGCGCAGCCGCTGCCGGGCGAGCCGGTCTATCACAAGCGCGTCAACAGCGGCTTCATCGGCACGAAGCTGGAGGAGCATTTGCGCGAAGGCGGTATCGAAACGCTGGTGATCGTCGGCCTGACCACCAACCACTGCGTCTCGACGACCGCGCGCATGGCGGGCAACCTTGGCTTTGAGACCTATGTGGTCTCGGACGCCACCGCCACCCATGCCCGCAAAAATCTGGATGGTCGCCTCCGCTCGGCGCAAGACGTTCACGACGCCGCGCTCAGCGACTTGAGCGAGGAGTTCGCCACCATCGTGACGACCGAGGCGGTGCTCACGGCCGCGGGAAAGGCCGCCGCCTGA
- a CDS encoding Lrp/AsnC family transcriptional regulator, with translation MTERDLQPADALDPKDRVLIAALKDNARESIVALARRVGLSRSATQDRLNRLEKRGVIRGYTVRLEAGGPQQTRALMALAFKPGFQCEHVLPHLKAYPEIRSCLALAGPTDLMLTVEAPSTAAMEAIRAGIAAIPGIATVSTHFILKAHWTEG, from the coding sequence ATGACGGAACGAGACTTGCAACCGGCCGATGCGCTCGACCCGAAGGACCGGGTGCTGATCGCGGCGCTCAAGGACAACGCGCGGGAGAGCATCGTCGCGCTTGCCCGGCGGGTCGGCCTCTCACGCAGCGCGACGCAGGACCGCCTGAACCGGCTGGAGAAGCGAGGCGTCATTCGCGGCTATACGGTGCGGCTGGAGGCAGGCGGCCCACAGCAGACGCGGGCGCTGATGGCCCTTGCCTTCAAGCCCGGCTTCCAATGCGAACATGTGCTGCCGCACCTAAAGGCCTACCCGGAGATCCGCTCCTGCCTGGCGCTGGCCGGGCCCACCGACCTGATGCTGACGGTGGAGGCCCCTTCGACCGCCGCCATGGAGGCGATACGCGCCGGCATTGCCGCCATTCCCGGCATTGCGACGGTGAGCACGCATTTCATATTGAAGGCGCACTGGACGGAAGGCTGA
- a CDS encoding zinc-dependent alcohol dehydrogenase: protein MRALVWHGKRDVRVETVPDPKIVKPRDAIVKVTSTAICGSDLHIYDGYIPTMKSGDILGHEFMGEVVETGQEVTRLKVGDRVVIPFPIACGNCFFCKNEYWSLCDNSNTVDGAEIASTLFGYTPSAIFGYSHMLGGYAGGQAEYVRVPFADVGCMKVPDSLSDDKVLFLTDIFPTGYMAAENCDVKPGDTVAVWGCGPVGQFAIRSLFMLGAGRVIAIDHHPTRLAMAAEAGAETLDFEETNILDALREMTGGRGPDACLDSVGMEAHGLTPDNLMDRAKAAVMLVTDRPHALRQMVMACRKGGTVSIAGVYGGMMDKMPIGAAFNKGLTFRMGQTHVHKYLRPLLQRIEAGEIDPSFVISHRLSLEEAPKGYDIFANRQNEVTKVVLRP from the coding sequence ATGCGCGCGCTCGTCTGGCACGGCAAACGGGACGTTCGGGTGGAGACAGTGCCCGACCCCAAGATCGTCAAACCCCGCGACGCCATCGTCAAGGTGACATCCACCGCCATCTGCGGCTCGGACCTGCACATCTACGACGGGTACATTCCCACCATGAAGTCCGGCGATATCCTGGGCCATGAGTTCATGGGCGAGGTGGTGGAGACGGGCCAGGAAGTCACCCGGCTGAAGGTGGGCGACCGGGTGGTCATCCCCTTCCCCATCGCCTGCGGCAACTGTTTCTTCTGCAAGAATGAATACTGGTCGCTGTGCGATAATTCCAACACCGTCGACGGCGCGGAAATCGCCTCCACCCTCTTCGGCTACACGCCCTCGGCCATCTTCGGCTACTCGCACATGCTGGGCGGCTATGCGGGCGGACAGGCGGAATATGTGCGCGTGCCCTTCGCCGACGTGGGCTGCATGAAGGTGCCCGACAGCCTGTCCGACGACAAGGTGCTGTTCCTCACCGACATCTTCCCCACCGGCTACATGGCCGCCGAAAATTGCGACGTGAAGCCCGGCGACACGGTGGCGGTGTGGGGCTGCGGGCCGGTGGGGCAGTTCGCCATCCGCTCGCTGTTCATGCTGGGGGCCGGCCGGGTGATCGCCATTGACCACCACCCGACGCGCCTTGCCATGGCCGCCGAGGCAGGAGCCGAGACGCTCGACTTCGAGGAGACCAACATCCTCGATGCCCTGCGCGAGATGACCGGCGGGCGCGGGCCGGATGCCTGCCTCGACTCGGTGGGCATGGAAGCCCACGGCCTGACGCCGGACAACCTGATGGACCGGGCCAAGGCCGCCGTGATGCTGGTGACCGACAGGCCCCACGCCCTGCGCCAGATGGTAATGGCCTGCCGCAAGGGCGGCACCGTTTCCATTGCCGGCGTTTACGGCGGCATGATGGACAAGATGCCGATCGGCGCGGCCTTCAACAAAGGCCTGACCTTCCGCATGGGCCAGACCCACGTGCACAAGTATCTCCGGCCGCTGTTGCAGCGGATCGAGGCCGGGGAGATCGACCCCTCCTTCGTCATCAGCCACCGCCTGTCGCTGGAGGAAGCCCCCAAGGGCTACGACATCTTCGCCAACCGGCAGAACGAGGTGACCAAGGTGGTGCTGCGCCCCTGA
- a CDS encoding SRPBCC family protein, with protein MDRATNDSVIADSAAPAGAQRSPRQPLGGGERAVSVAAGGLLAGWGIRRGGALGWAAGLAGGLLVARGLAGMAPVRRAFAPSRLEEEEARKRGWSSAAAASWSVTINRPRQELYDFWRNFANLAEIMEYVEKVEVTDETRSEWSVKGPAGVTLKWTALVTEDVPGQRIAWSSEEKAMVKNTGWVEFRDAPAGQGTEVHAVILYKPPAGQTGRMLAKLLHREPTIQLRRDLRRFKQLMEAGEITVNMPQSLVNG; from the coding sequence ATGGACCGCGCGACCAACGACTCTGTGATAGCCGACAGCGCCGCGCCGGCCGGCGCGCAGCGCAGCCCGCGCCAGCCGCTGGGCGGCGGCGAACGCGCGGTCTCCGTTGCCGCCGGCGGATTGCTCGCAGGCTGGGGCATCCGGCGCGGCGGCGCGCTCGGCTGGGCCGCGGGGCTGGCTGGCGGCCTGCTGGTGGCGCGCGGTCTTGCCGGCATGGCCCCGGTGCGCCGCGCCTTCGCACCCAGCCGGCTGGAGGAGGAGGAAGCCCGCAAGCGCGGATGGAGCAGCGCGGCGGCGGCCTCGTGGTCGGTGACGATCAACCGGCCCCGGCAAGAGCTTTATGATTTCTGGCGCAACTTCGCCAACCTCGCCGAAATCATGGAATATGTGGAAAAGGTGGAGGTGACGGACGAGACCCGCTCCGAATGGTCGGTGAAGGGACCGGCGGGCGTCACCCTCAAATGGACCGCGCTGGTGACGGAAGACGTGCCCGGCCAGCGCATCGCCTGGTCGTCGGAGGAAAAGGCCATGGTGAAGAACACGGGCTGGGTGGAGTTTCGCGATGCGCCCGCAGGCCAGGGCACGGAAGTGCATGCGGTCATCCTCTACAAGCCGCCGGCGGGCCAGACAGGCCGCATGCTGGCCAAGCTGCTGCACCGCGAGCCGACAATCCAGCTCCGGCGCGACTTACGTCGCTTCAAGCAACTGATGGAAGCGGGGGAAATCACGGTCAACATGCCCCAGAGCCTGGTGAACGGCTGA
- a CDS encoding ABC-F family ATP-binding cassette domain-containing protein, giving the protein MLSFNKVTLRRGAKLLFENGTFNLNAGEKMGLVGGNGAGKSSLLALLRGDILPESGDVEFPSNWRVAHVAQEIEETDRLALEFAIDGDVELRQLEAELKKAEEDDDGYEIGRIHGELLRIDAYSVEARAAELLTGLGFSEDAQYEPVSSFSGGWRMRLNLARALMCRSELLLLDEPTNHLDLETVMWLQDWLKSYEGTVLLISHDRNFLDAVVDRILEIRGQQLTLYTGTYSDYERQRAERLQQQQAMFEKQQRQIAHIESFIERFRAKATKARQAQSRIKALAKLERVAAAHVDSPFTFQFREPEAMSQTLIEAEKVAVGYGEKTILKNISLRVTAGTRVGLLGRNGAGKSTLIKLIAGELEAKEGRLTRDKRIKFGYFAQHQLELLRPEMSALWHMQQVAPTTRDQDLRTFLGGFGFTDQKAFQATGEMSGGEKSRLVLATIVWQRPNLLLLDEPTNHLDLEVRAALTLALQDFEGAVVLVSHDTALIETVVDRYWLVDKGKVSVFDGDLADYKAYRAQADREK; this is encoded by the coding sequence ATGCTCAGCTTCAACAAGGTCACGCTGCGGCGCGGCGCAAAACTCCTGTTCGAGAACGGCACGTTCAACCTTAACGCTGGCGAGAAGATGGGCCTCGTCGGCGGCAACGGCGCGGGCAAGTCGAGCCTGCTCGCGCTCTTGCGCGGGGATATTCTGCCCGAAAGCGGCGACGTGGAGTTCCCCTCCAACTGGCGCGTGGCGCACGTGGCGCAGGAAATCGAGGAGACCGACCGGCTGGCGCTGGAGTTCGCCATCGACGGCGACGTGGAGCTGCGCCAGCTCGAGGCCGAACTGAAAAAGGCCGAAGAGGACGACGACGGCTACGAGATCGGCCGCATCCACGGCGAGCTACTCCGCATCGACGCCTATTCGGTGGAGGCGCGCGCCGCCGAACTGTTGACCGGCCTCGGCTTTTCCGAAGACGCGCAGTATGAGCCCGTGTCCTCCTTCTCGGGCGGCTGGCGCATGCGCCTCAACCTGGCGCGCGCGTTGATGTGCCGCTCGGAATTGCTGCTGCTGGACGAGCCGACCAACCACCTCGACCTCGAGACCGTGATGTGGCTGCAGGACTGGCTGAAGTCCTACGAAGGCACGGTGCTGCTGATCTCCCACGACCGGAATTTCCTCGATGCGGTGGTTGACCGCATTCTTGAAATTCGCGGCCAGCAGCTGACCCTCTACACCGGCACCTACAGCGACTATGAACGCCAGCGGGCCGAGCGGCTGCAACAGCAGCAGGCGATGTTCGAGAAGCAGCAGCGCCAGATCGCCCACATCGAGAGCTTCATCGAGCGCTTCCGCGCCAAGGCCACCAAGGCCCGGCAGGCGCAGAGCCGCATCAAGGCGCTGGCCAAGCTGGAGCGCGTCGCCGCCGCCCACGTGGACAGCCCCTTCACCTTCCAATTCCGCGAGCCGGAGGCGATGTCGCAAACGCTCATCGAAGCCGAAAAGGTGGCAGTGGGTTACGGCGAGAAGACCATTCTCAAGAACATCAGCCTGCGGGTGACGGCGGGCACGCGCGTCGGCCTGTTAGGGCGCAACGGCGCGGGTAAATCAACGCTCATCAAGCTGATCGCCGGCGAGCTGGAGGCCAAGGAGGGGCGGCTGACGCGCGACAAGCGCATCAAGTTCGGCTACTTCGCCCAGCACCAGCTGGAGTTGCTGCGCCCGGAGATGTCTGCCCTGTGGCACATGCAGCAGGTGGCCCCGACGACTCGCGATCAGGACCTTCGCACGTTCCTGGGCGGTTTCGGTTTCACCGACCAGAAGGCGTTTCAGGCGACCGGCGAAATGTCGGGCGGCGAGAAATCCCGCCTCGTGCTGGCGACCATCGTGTGGCAGCGGCCGAACCTCTTGCTGCTGGACGAGCCGACCAACCACCTTGACCTCGAAGTGCGCGCGGCGCTGACGCTGGCCTTGCAGGACTTCGAGGGGGCCGTGGTGCTCGTCTCCCACGATACGGCGCTCATCGAGACGGTGGTCGACCGTTACTGGCTGGTGGACAAGGGCAAGGTTTCTGTCTTCGACGGCGACCTTGCTGACTACAAGGCCTATCGCGCCCAGGCGGACCGGGAAAAATAG
- a CDS encoding DNA-3-methyladenine glycosylase produces the protein MLPRSFFETDPLALARALIGARLLVDGVGGIITETECYTADDPASHSFRGPTRRNAAMFGPQGHAYVYRIMGLHWCFNVVCGQRPGEGSAVLIRALEPTNGLDIMAQRRGLADPRRLCAGPGCLAQALGLTGAHDGLPLDAPPFRFEARETEPEIIAGPRIGITKAVERPWRFGLQGSKFLSRPFR, from the coding sequence ATGCTGCCGCGTTCCTTTTTCGAGACAGACCCCCTGGCGCTGGCCCGCGCGCTGATCGGCGCGCGGCTGCTGGTGGATGGAGTGGGCGGGATCATCACCGAGACGGAATGCTATACGGCGGACGATCCGGCCTCCCACAGCTTTCGCGGCCCCACCCGGCGCAATGCCGCCATGTTTGGCCCCCAGGGCCACGCGTACGTCTACCGCATCATGGGCCTGCATTGGTGCTTCAACGTGGTGTGCGGGCAGCGGCCAGGCGAAGGCAGCGCCGTGCTGATCCGCGCGCTCGAGCCGACGAATGGCCTCGATATCATGGCGCAGCGGCGCGGCCTTGCCGACCCGCGCCGCCTGTGCGCCGGGCCGGGGTGCCTCGCCCAGGCGCTGGGGCTGACGGGCGCGCATGACGGCTTGCCGCTGGATGCCCCACCCTTTCGCTTTGAGGCGCGGGAGACGGAGCCGGAAATTATCGCGGGCCCGCGCATCGGCATCACCAAGGCGGTTGAGCGGCCGTGGCGGTTCGGCCTTCAGGGGTCGAAATTCCTCAGCCGGCCTTTTCGCTGA
- a CDS encoding oligosaccharide flippase family protein, whose protein sequence is MVGTRWVLRLLGLVNVVVLARLLAPSDFGIVAMAMAFVAIADSIMNMGAESAIIQMGEKGRQYYNAAWTLRIAQNLGLAAVISVLAFFAPAYYGDARVEAILHVVALTIALRAFENIGVTALQQELRFSNTFWQQVISQAVAIVVTLSCALAFRSYWALVFGSMARTGMTVILSYTLFPYRPRLQFSGWRHIWSFSQWYLVNNLGKTLLMRGMSLTLGRVAGPGVLGVYSMAAELAGTAAFEIAMPISRVLYTGMVRLRDDMVRYRRAFLQALHGVSLITAPICFGLAAVSNELVRLALGENWIQAIDIMKIMAFSGVLRISSLIVTDQLVVLGQLRKNAIISWAQALVVLASAIPVYQHFGLVGVACVSVVLASVTLLYLTAMMSRTSGISMRAQFASIAGPFVAGVGMAAIVLCLPMVMNAPNFLMLPAKVVLGAIVYSGFVLLFWNLAGRPDGLERKALDKLAGFRGRLMDRLGRS, encoded by the coding sequence ATGGTCGGCACCCGTTGGGTGCTGCGTCTCCTTGGGCTCGTCAACGTGGTCGTTCTGGCGCGTCTTCTCGCGCCGTCGGACTTTGGCATCGTCGCGATGGCCATGGCGTTCGTCGCCATTGCCGATTCCATCATGAATATGGGCGCGGAAAGCGCCATCATTCAGATGGGGGAGAAGGGGCGGCAGTACTACAACGCCGCCTGGACGCTCCGCATCGCACAGAACCTGGGGCTGGCGGCGGTCATCTCCGTTCTCGCCTTCTTTGCCCCCGCCTACTACGGCGATGCGCGGGTGGAGGCGATCCTGCATGTGGTGGCCCTCACCATTGCGCTGCGGGCGTTCGAGAACATCGGCGTGACCGCTCTCCAGCAGGAGCTGCGCTTCTCTAATACCTTCTGGCAGCAGGTCATCTCCCAGGCGGTCGCTATCGTGGTGACGCTATCCTGCGCCCTCGCCTTCCGCAGCTACTGGGCACTGGTGTTCGGGTCCATGGCGCGCACCGGCATGACCGTCATCCTCAGCTACACCCTGTTTCCCTACAGGCCCCGCCTGCAATTCTCCGGCTGGCGACACATCTGGTCGTTCTCCCAGTGGTATCTGGTCAACAACCTGGGCAAGACGCTGCTCATGCGCGGCATGTCGCTGACCCTTGGCCGCGTGGCCGGGCCGGGCGTCCTGGGCGTCTATTCCATGGCGGCGGAGCTGGCTGGCACGGCGGCCTTCGAGATCGCCATGCCGATCAGCCGCGTGCTCTATACCGGCATGGTGCGGCTGCGCGACGACATGGTGCGTTATCGCCGCGCCTTCCTCCAGGCGCTTCACGGCGTCTCCCTCATCACTGCGCCGATCTGCTTCGGGCTTGCCGCCGTCAGCAACGAACTGGTGCGCCTCGCGCTGGGGGAGAACTGGATTCAGGCCATCGACATCATGAAGATCATGGCCTTCTCGGGCGTGCTGCGAATTTCATCGCTCATCGTCACCGATCAGCTGGTGGTGCTGGGGCAGCTCCGTAAGAACGCCATCATCAGTTGGGCGCAGGCCCTGGTGGTGCTGGCATCCGCCATTCCGGTCTATCAGCATTTTGGCCTTGTGGGCGTTGCCTGCGTGTCGGTGGTGCTGGCGTCCGTCACGCTCCTGTACTTGACGGCGATGATGAGCCGGACGAGCGGCATTTCCATGCGGGCGCAGTTCGCCAGCATCGCCGGCCCGTTTGTGGCCGGGGTCGGCATGGCCGCCATCGTGCTGTGCCTGCCCATGGTGATGAACGCGCCGAACTTCCTGATGCTGCCTGCCAAGGTCGTGCTGGGCGCGATCGTCTACTCAGGTTTCGTTCTGCTTTTCTGGAACCTTGCCGGCCGCCCGGACGGGCTGGAGCGCAAGGCGCTGGACAAGCTTGCCGGTTTCCGTGGCCGTCTGATGGATCGGCTGGGCCGTTCCTGA
- a CDS encoding EamA family transporter: MSRASLSFPHFLLALAIVAVWGTNFVVIRFGLNHLPPLLFAALRFAFAFFPTALFVRRPKVPLGKLAAYGLAIGAGQFGLLFIAMKGYISPGLASLVVQSQAFFTIGLAILLIGERLRAHQWVAVGMAASGIGLIAWMGGGDATLLGLALVLLAGLSWAAGNLIARSTPGVNMVAYVVWSSLFAIPPLVILSLVFEGPQAIMTGLTQADAATWGAVLWQTIGNSLFGYAAFGWLLSRYPAATVAPMSLLVPVFGMGASAWWLGESLPAWKLAAAAIVLGGLAVNLFWRPRPAAAKAA; this comes from the coding sequence ATGTCACGCGCGTCCCTGTCGTTTCCCCACTTTCTGCTCGCGCTGGCCATCGTGGCGGTCTGGGGCACCAATTTCGTGGTGATCCGCTTCGGGCTCAACCACCTGCCGCCGCTGCTGTTCGCTGCGCTTCGCTTCGCCTTTGCCTTTTTTCCGACAGCCCTGTTCGTGCGGCGGCCCAAGGTGCCGCTGGGCAAGCTGGCCGCTTATGGCCTTGCCATCGGCGCGGGGCAGTTCGGCCTGCTGTTCATTGCGATGAAGGGCTACATCTCCCCCGGCCTTGCTTCGCTCGTGGTGCAAAGCCAGGCCTTCTTTACCATCGGCCTCGCCATCCTCTTGATCGGGGAGCGGCTGCGGGCCCACCAGTGGGTCGCGGTTGGCATGGCTGCCAGCGGCATCGGGCTCATCGCCTGGATGGGCGGGGGCGACGCCACGCTGCTGGGCCTTGCGCTGGTGCTGCTGGCCGGGCTCAGCTGGGCGGCCGGCAACCTGATCGCCCGCTCGACGCCGGGCGTCAACATGGTCGCCTATGTGGTGTGGAGCAGCCTGTTCGCCATTCCGCCTCTCGTCATCCTGTCTCTGGTTTTTGAAGGGCCGCAGGCCATCATGACCGGCCTCACCCAGGCCGATGCCGCAACGTGGGGCGCGGTGCTGTGGCAGACGATCGGCAACAGCCTGTTCGGCTATGCCGCTTTCGGCTGGCTGCTCTCCCGTTATCCGGCCGCCACCGTCGCGCCCATGAGCCTGCTCGTTCCTGTATTCGGCATGGGCGCTTCGGCCTGGTGGCTGGGCGAGAGCCTGCCGGCATGGAAGCTGGCCGCCGCCGCCATCGTGCTCGGCGGGTTGGCCGTCAATCTGTTCTGGAGGCCCCGCCCGGCTGCCGCCAAGGCGGCCTGA